A genomic window from Lotus japonicus ecotype B-129 chromosome 1, LjGifu_v1.2 includes:
- the LOC130732145 gene encoding 17.6 kDa class II heat shock protein-like — MDYMRQFGFDPHLVDFLVDHLDFTDETDTKSSHYTPSRAYVRDSKAMANTHADIIDSPEAYKFVVDMPGLKLEQIKVSMEENTLVVSGERRQRDKDKDHKEGVKYIRMERRQGKFLKKFQLPENADCDGVCASYQDGVLTVTVRKKPPPEPKKPKTIQVQVSSHEPQAQHQGQPQAQEDNGQQG; from the coding sequence ATGGATTATATGAGGCAATTTGGGTTCGATCCTCATCTGGTGGATTTCCTGGTGGACCACCTAGATTTCACCGATGAAACAGACACCAAGTCCTCCCACTACACGCCGTCTCGAGCCTACGTGCGAGACTCCAAGGCGATGGCGAACACGCACGCCGACATCATTGATTCTCCAGAGGCGTACAAGTTCGTGGTGGACATGCCGGGGCTGAAGTTAGAGCAGATAAAAGTGAGCATGGAGGAAAACACGCTGGTGGTGAGTGGAGAGAGGAGGCAGAGGGACAAGGATAAGGATCACAAAGAAGGGGTGAAGTACATTCGCATGGAGAGGAGGCAAGGCAAGTTTCTTAAGAAGTTTCAGCTTCCTGAGAATGCTGATTGTGATGGAGTGTGTGCTAGTTATCAGGATGGGGTTTTGACTGTCACTGTGCGGAAGAAGCCGCCGCCGGAGCCCAAGAAGCCCAAGACCATTCAGGTCCAAGTTAGCTCTCATGAACCTCAGGCCCAACATCAAGGCCAGCCCCAAGCCCAAGAAGATAATGGCCAGCAGGGATGA
- the LOC130725028 gene encoding uncharacterized protein LOC130725028, with translation MSFSAAKDDSGSDINIPRDIDWHMLDKTRFFFMGAALFSGVSTALYPMVVLKTRQQVSSAQYSCINMSSAIMRYEGIRGFYKGFGTSLMGTIPARALYMGSLEVTKTNVSNALVELGFSDTTSTAVASAAAGVASAMAAQLVWTPIDVVSQRLMVQGTGGSKTMLANLNSESYRNGFDAFRKILCADGPKGFYRGFGISLLTYAPSNAVWWTSYSMVHRFIWGSFGPYMGQRDNVCGFRPDSKAIVAVQGLSAVVASGVSAIVTMPLDTIKTRLQVLDTEENGRRRPLTSVQTVRNLVKEGGLLACYRGLGPRWASMSMSATTMITTYEFVKRMSTKSES, from the coding sequence ATGAGTTTCAGTGCAGCCAAGGATGATTCAGGTTCTGACATTAACATCCCTAGAGATATTGATTGGCACATGCTTGATAAGACTAGATTTTTCTTCATGGGTGCTGCTTTGTTCTCTGGTGTTTCAACTGCTCTTTATCCCATGGTGGTGTTGAAGACTCGCCAACAGGTTTCTTCTGCACAATACTCTTGCATCAACATGTCCTCTGCCATTATGCGCTATGAAGGCATAAGAGGGTTTTACAAAGGTTTTGGGACTTCTTTGATGGGAACCATCCCTGCTAGAGCACTTTACATGGGTTCCCTTGAAGTCACCAAGACCAATGTTAGCAATGCTTTGGTGGAATTGGGGTTTTCAGACACCACTTCCACTGCAGTAGCTAGTGCTGCAGCTGGAGTAGCTTCTGCTATGGCTGCACAACTAGTTTGGACCCCAATTGATGTTGTGAGCCAGAGGCTAATGGTTCAAGGAACCGGTGGAAGCAAAACTATGCTGGCAAATCTCAACTCTGAGAGTTACAGGAATGGATTTGATGCTTTCAGGAAAATCCTTTGTGCTGATGGACCTAAAGGGTTCTACAGAGGATTTGGGATTTCATTGCTGACTTATGCTCCCTCTAATGCTGTTTGGTGGACTTCTTACTCCATGGTTCATAGGTTCATTTGGGGTTCTTTTGGTCCCTACATGGGGCAAAGGGATAATGTGTGTGGTTTTAGGCCTGATTCCAAGGCAATTGTTGCTGTTCAAGGTTTGAGTGCTGTTGTGGCAAGTGGGGTATCTGCAATTGTGACCATGCCACTGGACACAATCAAGACCAGGTTGCAGGTGCTGGATACAGAGGAGAATGGACGAAGGAGGCCTTTAACTTCTGTGCAGACTGTGAGGAATTTGGTGAAGGAAGGTGGCTTGCTTGCTTGTTACAGAGGTCTGGGACCAAGGTGGGCTTCAATGTCAATGTCTGCAACAACCATGATCACTACTTATGAGTTTGTGAAGAGGATGTCTACAAAGAGTGAAAGCTAA
- the LOC130725019 gene encoding 17.1 kDa class II heat shock protein, which translates to MDIRLMGLDSPLLNTLHHIMDLPDDSTEKNSHAPTRTYLRDAKAMAATPADVKEYPSSYVFVIDMPGLKSGDIKVQVEDDNVLLISGERKRDEEKEGSKYVRMERRVGKFMRKFVLPENANVHAISAVCQDGVLTVTVNKLPPPEPKKPKTIEVKVA; encoded by the coding sequence ATGGATATCAGGTTGATGGGTCTAGATTCTCCACTGCTGAACACACTGCACCACATCATGGACCTCCCAGACGACTCCACCGAGAAGAACTCTCACGCTCCCACCCGGACCTACCTCCGCGACGCCAAGGCAATGGCAGCCACCCCTGCGGACGTGAAGGAGTACCCGAGCTCGTACGTGTTCGTGATCGACATGCCGGGGTTGAAGTCCGGTGACATCAAGGTTCAGGTGGAGGATGACAATGTGCTTCTCATAAGTGGTGAGAGGAAGAGGGATGAGGAGAAAGAAGGGTCCAAGTATGTGAGGATGGAGAGGAGGGTTGGCAAGTTCATGAGGAAGTTTGTGCTCCCGGAGAATGCTAATGTCCATGCCATTTCTGCTGTTTGCCAAGATGGTGTGCTCACTGTCACGGTGAACAAGCTGCCACCTCCTGAGCCTAAGAAGCCCAAGACCATTGAGGTTAAGGTTGCTTGA
- the LOC130725032 gene encoding PHD finger protein ALFIN-LIKE 4-like, which translates to MDERYNPRTVEEVFRDFKGRRAAIVKALTTDVDDFFHQCDPEKENLCLYGFPSEVWEVNLPAEEVPPELPEPALGINFARDGMEEKDWLSLVAVHSDAWLISVAFYFGARFGFDRMDRKRLFGMINDLPTVFEVVTGMAKKQGKEKTSFSNHSSNKPKSNPKKGSESQVKYSKAMPSKDEDEDGLEEEDEDEHGETLCGACGDSYAADEFWICCDICEKWFHGKCVKITPAKAQHIKHYKCPSCSNKRART; encoded by the exons ATGGACGAACGCTACAACCCCCGCACCGTCGAAGAGGTCTTCAGAGATTTCAAGGGCCGCCGAGCCGCCATCGTTAAGGCCCTCACCACCG ATGTTGATGACTTCTTCCACCAGTGTGATCCag AGAAGGAAAACCTTTGCCTTTATGGATTTCCTAGTGAGGTCTGGGAAGTCAATCTGCCTGCTGAGGAGGTGCCTCCAGAACTTCCAGAGCCAGCATTAGGTATTAACTTTGCCAGAGACGGGATGGAAGAAAAGGATTGGCTATCCTTGGTCGCTGTGCACAGTGATGCATGGTTAATTTCTGTGGCTTTTTATTTCGGTGCTAGGTTTGGATTTGATAGGATGGATAG GAAGCGACTGTTTGGTATGATCAATGATCTTCCAACAGTATTTGAGGTTGTTACAGGAATGGCCAAGAAACAAGGAAAGGAAAAGACATCATTTTCTAATCATAGCAGTAACAAACCCAAATCAAACCCTAAG AAAGGTTCTGAATCTCAAGTGAAGTATTCAAAGGCAATGCCATCAAAGGACGAGGATGAGGATGGtttggaagaggaagatgaagatgagcaTGGAGAGACTCTGTGTGGGGCGTGTGGAGATAGCTATGCAGCTGATGAGTTCTGGATCTGCTGCGACATCTGTGAGAAGTGGTTCCATGGAAAATGTGTGAAGATTACCCCTGCAAAGGCTCAGCATATCAAGCACTACAAATGTCCATCTTGCAGCAACAAGAGAGCTAGAACTTGA